A region of Leptotrichia hongkongensis DNA encodes the following proteins:
- the xseB gene encoding exodeoxyribonuclease VII small subunit, with protein MAVKKQSYEENIAQIDEILEKLESEELSLDDSISEYEKAIKLIKDSEKLLEVGEGKVMKVLEKNGKVEMEEFE; from the coding sequence ATGGCAGTAAAAAAACAAAGTTATGAAGAAAATATTGCACAAATTGATGAAATTTTGGAAAAATTAGAAAGTGAGGAATTATCGCTAGATGATTCAATTTCTGAATATGAGAAAGCGATTAAGCTTATTAAGGATTCGGAAAAATTGCTTGAAGTCGGAGAAGGGAAAGTTATGAAGGTGCTTGAAAAAAATGGAAAAGTGGAAATGGAAGAGTTTGAATAA
- the cbiB gene encoding adenosylcobinamide-phosphate synthase CbiB, with amino-acid sequence MNFLIKIWIAFILDLIFGDPEKITHPVQIIGKMITFLEKKLYGKKGSFAGGAVLGILVVASAFFVMYGFVELTKIVKILEILEIYLMYTVFSVKSLAREGKRVYKILKLGNLKVAREKLSYLVSRDTEKMDKVMIIRSTMETISENMVDGVIAPMFYMFVGGLPLAMAYKAINTLDSMVGYKNEKYAKFGTFSAKLDDVVNFIPARISGIFITAASYILRYNYKNAWKIFKRDRKNHASPNSGHSESAVAGALGVQFGGKVSYFGKEVEKPIIGDKKKEFRLEDIKKNILLMYVTSFVAIFCFSVIYLIVNGMFNSIFNSIVYFILYFFVNMLL; translated from the coding sequence ATGAATTTTTTAATAAAAATATGGATTGCATTTATTTTGGACTTGATTTTTGGGGATCCGGAAAAAATTACACATCCAGTCCAGATTATTGGTAAAATGATTACATTTTTAGAAAAAAAATTATATGGGAAAAAAGGAAGCTTTGCTGGAGGAGCAGTTTTAGGTATTTTAGTAGTTGCAAGTGCATTTTTTGTAATGTATGGATTTGTGGAATTGACAAAAATTGTAAAAATTTTGGAAATTTTGGAAATTTATTTGATGTATACGGTATTTTCGGTAAAATCACTGGCTCGTGAAGGAAAAAGAGTTTATAAAATTTTAAAATTAGGAAATTTGAAAGTAGCAAGGGAAAAATTGTCTTATTTGGTTTCAAGAGATACTGAAAAGATGGATAAAGTTATGATTATTAGAAGTACAATGGAAACTATTTCGGAAAATATGGTGGATGGCGTGATTGCACCGATGTTTTATATGTTTGTGGGTGGACTTCCGCTTGCAATGGCCTATAAGGCAATAAATACACTTGATTCAATGGTTGGGTATAAAAATGAGAAATATGCAAAGTTCGGTACATTTTCAGCAAAATTAGACGATGTGGTAAATTTCATTCCAGCTAGAATTTCTGGGATTTTTATAACAGCAGCAAGCTATATTTTGAGATACAATTACAAAAATGCATGGAAAATATTTAAAAGAGACAGAAAAAATCACGCAAGTCCAAATTCAGGACATTCAGAAAGTGCAGTAGCAGGAGCATTGGGAGTACAGTTTGGCGGAAAAGTTTCATATTTTGGAAAAGAAGTGGAAAAACCAATAATAGGGGATAAGAAAAAGGAATTTAGATTAGAAGATATTAAAAAAAATATACTATTAATGTATGTTACAAGTTTTGTAGCGATATTTTGTTTTTCTGTAATTTATTTGATTGTAAATGGAATGTTCAATAGTATATTTAATTCAATTGTATATTTTATATTGTATTTTTTTGTTAATATGTTATTGTAA
- a CDS encoding YeiH family protein, with product MNKKIVFYAGCAIALMLPLIKSVHAFASGISLLMGIILASFSLILVPKNLGKIRTLTLNSAVVFFGFGLSISKVVAVGSKGIFQTAISLIVVISIGLFLAKIFKMEKKLSQLIVFGTAICGGSAIAATSPVIEASDEDIALSTGIVFILNTVALFLFAFFINYFKLNAEQTGIWTALSIHDTSSVVSAAAFHSTEALKIATIMKLTRTLWIIPIVIVLSILNKSENKKIKFPIFILFFILASIVATIINLPVIYSLLTQIGKMMLSLALYMIGTSLNIQAIKKMTGKNLLYGITLWIFSIISGYMIMMFL from the coding sequence ATGAATAAAAAAATAGTATTTTATGCGGGATGTGCAATTGCGTTAATGCTTCCATTAATTAAAAGTGTTCACGCTTTTGCTTCGGGAATATCTCTTCTTATGGGAATTATTCTGGCAAGTTTCAGTTTAATTCTAGTTCCAAAAAATTTAGGGAAAATACGAACACTTACGCTAAATTCAGCTGTCGTATTTTTTGGATTTGGACTTAGCATAAGCAAGGTTGTTGCTGTTGGAAGTAAAGGGATTTTTCAGACGGCAATTAGTTTGATTGTAGTTATAAGTATCGGGTTATTTTTGGCAAAAATTTTTAAAATGGAAAAGAAGTTATCACAATTAATTGTGTTTGGAACTGCAATTTGTGGTGGAAGTGCCATTGCAGCAACTTCTCCAGTAATTGAGGCTTCTGATGAGGATATTGCCTTGTCTACGGGGATAGTATTTATTTTAAACACAGTAGCATTATTTCTTTTTGCATTTTTTATAAATTATTTCAAATTAAATGCTGAACAAACTGGAATATGGACTGCATTAAGCATACACGATACAAGTTCGGTAGTATCAGCTGCAGCTTTTCACAGTACAGAAGCCTTGAAAATAGCCACAATTATGAAACTTACAAGAACACTTTGGATTATTCCAATAGTTATTGTTCTTAGCATTTTAAATAAATCTGAAAATAAGAAGATTAAATTTCCAATTTTTATATTATTTTTTATTTTAGCTTCAATTGTTGCGACAATAATAAATTTGCCGGTAATTTACAGCTTACTTACTCAAATAGGGAAAATGATGCTGTCTCTTGCACTTTATATGATTGGAACTTCATTAAATATTCAGGCTATAAAAAAAATGACTGGAAAAAATCTTTTGTATGGTATTACGCTTTGGATTTTTTCGATAATTTCAGGATATATGATAATGATGTTTTTGTAA
- a CDS encoding polyphenol oxidase family protein has product MFIEKENYYYIEEFEKYGITAVYTKKNAGNMSDYCPIENQKEGIQKNNREKLLKGLNLCYKQEVMAFQTHSNNVKTIDEDTTKYYYEKEEDIDGFLTKRKDIAIFTFYADCLPIFVYDKENQVIGAWHSGWPGTFKEMMKSGLLEMQKKYGTQVENVVMALGIGIGQKDYEVGNEFYDKFLEKFGKCNREIVEKSFWFNEKTGKYHFDNTKFNELMALKLGIKQENLIVAAESTFDEKFHSYRREGKNAGRATAMISFK; this is encoded by the coding sequence ATGTTTATAGAAAAGGAAAATTATTATTATATTGAAGAGTTTGAAAAATACGGTATTACAGCAGTTTATACAAAAAAAAATGCTGGAAATATGTCTGATTACTGTCCAATTGAAAATCAGAAAGAAGGAATACAGAAAAATAATCGTGAAAAGTTATTAAAGGGACTGAATTTATGCTATAAACAGGAAGTAATGGCTTTTCAAACACATTCTAACAATGTAAAAACCATTGATGAAGATACAACAAAATATTATTATGAAAAAGAAGAAGATATTGATGGATTTCTGACAAAAAGGAAAGACATTGCTATTTTTACATTTTATGCGGATTGCTTGCCGATTTTTGTATATGATAAGGAAAATCAGGTTATAGGAGCGTGGCATTCAGGATGGCCAGGAACGTTTAAGGAAATGATGAAATCAGGACTTTTGGAAATGCAAAAAAAATATGGGACGCAAGTTGAGAATGTAGTAATGGCGTTAGGAATTGGGATTGGTCAAAAGGATTATGAAGTTGGAAACGAATTTTATGATAAATTTTTAGAAAAATTTGGGAAATGTAACAGAGAAATTGTGGAAAAATCATTTTGGTTTAATGAGAAAACAGGAAAATATCATTTTGACAATACAAAATTTAATGAACTTATGGCACTCAAACTTGGGATAAAACAGGAAAATTTGATTGTAGCAGCTGAAAGTACATTTGATGAAAAATTTCATTCTTATAGAAGGGAAGGAAAAAACGCTGGAAGGGCTACGGCTATGATTAGTTTTAAATAA
- a CDS encoding polyprenyl synthetase family protein, with the protein MLREYLKEKKKVVENSLRELLGNYRNKYPEKLAEAIEYAVMNGGKRIRPILMYMICDLFEKNNCKSYDKIKEIANALEFIHCYSLVHDDLPAMDNDDYRRGKFTVHKKYNEAIGVLVGDVLLTEAFGIIANSKSLGDKNKVEIISKLSEYAGFFGMVGGQFVDMESENKKVEIDTLKYIHAHKTGKLLTAAIELPMIALDVESEKREKMVEYSKLLGIAFQIKDDILDIEGNFEEIGKKSNDIENDKTTYPSIFGLEESKRLLQEYLERAKKIIFDEFEGNQLFLELTDYFGNRKK; encoded by the coding sequence ATGTTACGGGAATATTTGAAAGAAAAAAAGAAAGTTGTGGAGAATAGCCTGAGGGAATTACTTGGGAATTACAGAAATAAATATCCTGAAAAATTGGCAGAGGCAATTGAATATGCGGTTATGAACGGAGGAAAGCGAATACGTCCTATTTTGATGTATATGATTTGTGATTTGTTTGAAAAAAATAATTGTAAAAGTTATGATAAAATTAAGGAAATTGCCAATGCGCTTGAGTTTATACATTGTTATTCACTTGTTCACGATGATTTGCCGGCGATGGACAATGATGATTACAGACGCGGTAAATTTACAGTTCATAAAAAATATAATGAAGCAATCGGAGTTCTTGTGGGAGATGTTCTTTTGACAGAAGCCTTTGGAATAATTGCAAATTCTAAAAGTTTAGGAGATAAAAATAAGGTTGAAATTATTTCGAAATTATCTGAATATGCAGGATTTTTTGGAATGGTCGGAGGTCAGTTTGTGGATATGGAGTCTGAAAATAAGAAAGTGGAAATTGACACATTAAAGTATATTCACGCTCATAAGACTGGGAAATTGCTGACTGCTGCAATAGAATTGCCGATGATTGCTTTGGATGTTGAAAGTGAAAAGCGTGAAAAAATGGTGGAATATTCAAAGTTGTTGGGAATTGCATTTCAGATTAAGGATGATATTCTAGATATTGAAGGGAATTTTGAGGAAATTGGGAAAAAATCAAATGATATTGAAAATGACAAGACTACTTATCCGAGTATTTTTGGGCTTGAGGAAAGTAAAAGGTTGTTACAGGAGTATTTGGAAAGGGCGAAAAAGATTATTTTTGATGAATTTGAGGGGAATCAGTTATTTTTAGAATTGACGGATTATTTTGGTAATAGGAAAAAATAA
- a CDS encoding VOC family protein, protein MKKYDNFFIPVDDLEMAKKYYKNNLGLKVKFDFSDMGMVAFSIDGEEAAIILKDKNKFKDLKQTIWFEVDDANRKY, encoded by the coding sequence ATGAAAAAATACGATAATTTTTTTATTCCAGTTGATGACTTGGAAATGGCAAAAAAATATTATAAAAATAACTTAGGATTAAAAGTAAAGTTTGATTTTTCGGATATGGGAATGGTAGCATTCAGTATTGATGGTGAAGAAGCGGCAATAATATTAAAAGATAAAAATAAATTTAAAGACTTGAAACAGACAATATGGTTTGAAGTAGATGATGCAAATCGTAAGTATTAG
- the rsmD gene encoding 16S rRNA (guanine(966)-N(2))-methyltransferase RsmD, translating to MRIVAGTLKNRRIKSREGRETRPTLERIKEAIFSIIGEKVVDAKFLDLYSGTGNVSFEALSRGSKRAIMIEEDKEALRVIIENVNHLGVEEKCRAYKNDVFRAIEILSRKNETFDIIFLDPPYKENISTKTIEKISEENLLERDGIIISEHSTYEKMADKIGNFVKYDERDYNKKVVSFYRFEG from the coding sequence ATGAGAATTGTAGCAGGAACATTGAAAAATAGAAGAATAAAATCAAGGGAAGGAAGAGAAACCAGACCTACGCTTGAAAGAATAAAAGAGGCAATTTTCAGTATAATTGGAGAAAAAGTCGTAGATGCAAAATTTCTGGACTTGTATTCAGGAACAGGAAATGTCTCATTTGAAGCACTTAGCCGTGGTTCAAAAAGAGCGATTATGATTGAGGAAGATAAAGAGGCGCTAAGAGTAATTATTGAAAATGTGAATCATCTTGGAGTGGAAGAAAAATGTCGTGCCTACAAAAATGATGTTTTTCGAGCGATAGAAATTCTTTCAAGAAAAAATGAAACATTTGATATAATCTTTTTGGATCCACCTTACAAGGAAAATATTTCAACAAAAACGATTGAAAAAATATCAGAAGAAAACCTTTTGGAACGAGATGGAATTATAATTTCAGAACACAGCACGTATGAGAAAATGGCTGATAAAATAGGTAATTTTGTGAAATATGATGAAAGAGATTATAATAAGAAGGTAGTTAGTTTTTATAGGTTTGAAGGATAG